In Rhodococcus sp. OK302, one genomic interval encodes:
- a CDS encoding transposase, whose amino-acid sequence MSRKRRSFTTEYKVEAARRVIDTGRTIAEVARDLGLSENLLGRWVADERRRIDAAATSGDQPLTAAERTELARLRKQVSEQEKDIAFLKKASAYFAAHQQK is encoded by the coding sequence ATGTCCCGCAAGCGCAGGTCGTTCACGACCGAGTACAAGGTCGAAGCCGCCCGCCGGGTGATCGATACCGGCCGCACCATCGCCGAGGTCGCCCGCGACCTCGGGTTAAGCGAGAATCTGCTCGGGCGGTGGGTCGCCGACGAACGACGACGCATCGATGCTGCTGCAACGTCCGGAGATCAACCGTTGACCGCCGCGGAACGTACCGAACTGGCACGACTGCGCAAGCAGGTCTCCGAGCAGGAGAAAGACATAGCGTTCCTGAAAAAAGCGTCCGCGTACTTCGCGGCGCATCAACAAAAGTAG